In the genome of Cryptomeria japonica chromosome 8, Sugi_1.0, whole genome shotgun sequence, one region contains:
- the LOC131857694 gene encoding uncharacterized protein LOC131857694, whose amino-acid sequence MLGDNKRAWDSKLNLAVWADRVTIKKSTGFPPYQLVYGKEARLPLNNLLPVYKFVSEEYLEDVDFMEDSLVQLIELDEYRREAREQNIHKQKMVKALHDKKDSIRSFEEGEWVLKWNSKDQDKGKHEKFEAL is encoded by the coding sequence ATGTTAGGTGACAACAAAAGGGCATGGGATTCAAAGCTAAATTTGGCAGTGTGGGCAGATAGAGTAACAATCAAGAAATCCACTGGGTTTCCTCCTTATCAGcttgtttatggtaaagaagcAAGGTTGCCTTTGAACAACCTGCTCCCAGTGTATAAATTTGTCTCAGAGGAATATTTAGAagatgttgatttcatggaagacagcTTGGTCCAGTTGATTGAATTGGATGAGTACAGAAGAGAGGCTCGGGAACAAAATATACATAAGCAGAAGATGGTAAAAGCATTACATGATAAGAAAGATTCTATTAGGTCCTTTGAGGAAGGAGAGTGGGTGCTCAAGTGGAATTCAAAAGATCAGGacaagggcaagcatgaaaaatttgaagcactttag